In one Streptomyces sp. NBC_01288 genomic region, the following are encoded:
- a CDS encoding amidohydrolase family protein produces the protein MPSRVPPYPLFDADNHLYETEDALTRYLPKQYASAIQYVQVKGRTKIAIRGQISDYIPNPTFEVVARPGAWEDYFREGNPEGKSHRELFGEPMRSIPAFREPGPRMALMDDLGIHQTLMFPTLASLVEERMRDDPELIHVVVHALNQWLHETWQFNYKNRIFTTPVISLPILDKAIAELEWCLERGARAILIRPAPVPGYGGSRSFALPEFDPFWKRVEEAGVLVAMHSSDSGYSRYSSDWEGKSQEMTPFQAQVFRMMSEWRPVTDAVASWVCHGALFRFPELKVSVIENGSSWLLPLLDQLGSTYKKQPKGFLGDPVEEVRKRIHISPFWEEDMAALSEVVGVERVLFGSDYPHPEGLADPVSYIDALQGMKEADQAKIMGGNLARLIGV, from the coding sequence ATGCCATCGCGTGTGCCGCCGTATCCACTGTTCGACGCGGACAACCACCTGTACGAGACGGAGGATGCGCTCACCCGGTACCTGCCCAAGCAGTACGCGAGCGCCATCCAGTACGTGCAGGTGAAGGGCCGTACGAAGATCGCCATCCGCGGTCAGATCAGCGACTACATCCCCAACCCCACCTTCGAGGTCGTCGCCCGGCCCGGCGCGTGGGAGGACTACTTCCGCGAGGGGAACCCGGAGGGCAAGTCCCACCGGGAGCTGTTCGGCGAGCCGATGCGGTCGATCCCCGCGTTCCGTGAACCCGGGCCGCGCATGGCGCTCATGGACGACCTGGGCATCCACCAGACGCTGATGTTCCCGACCCTCGCCAGCCTGGTCGAGGAACGCATGCGGGACGACCCGGAGCTGATCCACGTCGTCGTGCACGCCCTCAACCAATGGCTGCACGAGACCTGGCAGTTCAACTACAAGAACCGCATTTTCACCACCCCGGTGATCAGCCTGCCGATCCTGGACAAGGCGATCGCCGAGCTGGAGTGGTGCCTGGAGCGCGGCGCGAGGGCGATTCTCATCCGGCCCGCCCCGGTCCCCGGCTACGGCGGCTCGCGGTCCTTCGCGCTGCCGGAGTTCGACCCCTTCTGGAAGCGGGTCGAGGAGGCGGGCGTGCTGGTGGCCATGCACTCCTCCGACAGCGGCTACTCGCGCTACTCCAGCGACTGGGAGGGCAAGAGCCAGGAGATGACGCCGTTCCAGGCACAGGTCTTCCGGATGATGTCCGAGTGGCGCCCAGTCACCGACGCGGTCGCGTCCTGGGTCTGCCACGGAGCCCTGTTCCGCTTCCCGGAACTCAAGGTCTCGGTCATCGAGAACGGCTCTTCCTGGCTGCTGCCGCTGCTCGACCAACTGGGCAGCACCTACAAGAAGCAGCCGAAGGGCTTCCTGGGCGACCCGGTCGAAGAGGTCAGGAAGCGGATCCACATCAGCCCGTTCTGGGAGGAGGACATGGCCGCGCTCTCCGAGGTCGTCGGAGTCGAGCGGGTCCTGTTCGGGTCCGACTACCCGCACCCCGAGGGGCTGGCCGACCCGGTCTCCTACATCGACGCGCTCCAGGGCATGAAGGAGGCCGACCAGGCCAAGATCATGGGCGGCAACCTCGCCCGGTTGATCGGCGTATGA
- a CDS encoding CaiB/BaiF CoA transferase family protein: MTAGPLDGIRILEVGHMLAGPYATMMLADLGAEVTKIEPPGGDISRQVSDAYFASLNRGKRSVRLDLTTDDGQARLGELLADAHALLVNLKPSAIHRLGLTYDVLRKWNDRIVCVALTGYGLDAGDEPAFDYVVQAATGVAALTGHPDDPPTLPGYSSADNSSGLTAALGLLAQIVSGRGGQVEVSLRDVMLSQLNYRASAYLNEGVEPRRLPLGAHSYYVPAQLFPTAEGYLALFITHDGFWKSFATEAGVQGFPTMAERAERREEVLAAVTEALAGDTAAAWEARLRPLGVPAAAVRTLPQALAATPEAVVTAGDFRLVRSSVRVEGYEPEYGPPPRLGEHDVSGVVGES, translated from the coding sequence ATGACCGCCGGACCGCTCGACGGCATCCGCATCCTGGAGGTCGGCCACATGCTGGCCGGCCCCTACGCCACGATGATGCTCGCCGACCTCGGCGCCGAGGTCACCAAGATCGAACCGCCGGGCGGTGACATCTCCCGCCAGGTGAGCGACGCCTACTTCGCGAGCCTCAACCGCGGCAAACGCAGCGTCCGCCTCGACCTCACGACCGACGACGGACAGGCCCGCCTCGGTGAACTCCTCGCCGACGCCCACGCGTTGCTCGTCAACCTCAAACCGTCGGCCATCCACCGACTGGGCCTGACCTACGACGTGCTGCGCAAGTGGAACGACCGGATCGTGTGCGTCGCGCTCACCGGATACGGCCTGGATGCGGGCGACGAGCCCGCCTTCGACTATGTGGTGCAGGCGGCCACGGGAGTCGCCGCCCTCACCGGCCACCCGGACGACCCGCCGACGCTGCCCGGTTACTCCTCGGCCGACAACTCCTCAGGCCTGACAGCCGCGTTGGGGCTCCTCGCCCAGATCGTCTCCGGGCGCGGCGGCCAAGTGGAGGTGTCGCTGAGGGATGTGATGCTGTCTCAGCTCAACTACCGCGCCTCCGCCTACCTGAACGAGGGTGTCGAACCACGCCGGCTGCCGCTCGGCGCGCACTCCTACTACGTACCGGCCCAGCTCTTTCCCACCGCCGAAGGCTACTTGGCGCTCTTCATCACCCACGACGGCTTCTGGAAGTCCTTCGCCACCGAGGCCGGCGTCCAGGGATTCCCCACCATGGCCGAACGCGCGGAGCGGCGCGAGGAGGTGCTGGCCGCCGTGACGGAGGCCCTGGCCGGGGACACCGCCGCGGCCTGGGAGGCGCGGCTGCGTCCGCTCGGGGTGCCGGCGGCTGCCGTACGGACGCTGCCGCAGGCGCTGGCGGCGACACCGGAGGCCGTGGTGACGGCCGGGGACTTCCGGCTGGTGCGCAGTTCCGTGCGGGTCGAGGGGTACGAGCCGGAGTACGGGCCGCCGCCCCGACTGGGCGAGCATGACGTTTCCGGGGTGGTGGGGGAGTCGTGA
- a CDS encoding SDR family NAD(P)-dependent oxidoreductase yields MQISGSSAVVVGGAGGLGEATVRRLHAAGAKVVVADLADEKGKALEQELGVRYVRTDATSEDDVQAALAEAESAGPLRISVDAHGGPASGGRLVGKDGSPLDLAGFRTTIDVYLTGVFNVMRLAAAAIARQEPAEGGRGVIVSTASIAAYEGQIGQLPYAAAKGGVVSMTLVAARDLSPLGIRVVTIAPGTFNTPAYGKAGDQLEAYWGPQIPYPKRMGLPVEYAGLVQHIVENDYLNGEVVRLDGALRFPPK; encoded by the coding sequence ATGCAGATCAGTGGGAGCTCCGCGGTGGTCGTCGGCGGGGCGGGCGGCCTGGGCGAGGCCACCGTCCGTCGGTTGCACGCGGCGGGAGCGAAGGTCGTCGTCGCCGATCTGGCCGACGAGAAGGGCAAGGCCCTGGAGCAGGAGCTGGGGGTGCGCTATGTGCGTACCGACGCCACCTCCGAGGACGACGTCCAAGCGGCCCTGGCCGAGGCGGAGTCGGCGGGGCCGCTCCGCATCTCGGTGGACGCGCACGGCGGTCCGGCGAGCGGTGGCCGGCTCGTCGGCAAGGACGGCTCGCCCCTCGACCTCGCGGGCTTCCGTACGACGATCGACGTGTATCTCACCGGCGTGTTCAACGTGATGCGGCTGGCCGCGGCCGCCATCGCCCGCCAGGAGCCCGCCGAGGGCGGCCGGGGCGTCATCGTCAGCACGGCCTCGATCGCCGCGTACGAGGGCCAGATCGGTCAACTCCCTTACGCGGCGGCCAAAGGCGGGGTCGTCAGCATGACCCTGGTCGCCGCCCGCGACCTCTCCCCGCTCGGCATCCGGGTCGTCACGATCGCGCCGGGCACCTTCAACACACCGGCCTACGGCAAGGCGGGCGACCAGTTGGAGGCCTACTGGGGGCCGCAGATCCCGTATCCGAAGCGCATGGGGCTGCCGGTCGAGTACGCGGGTCTCGTGCAGCACATCGTCGAGAACGACTATCTCAACGGCGAGGTCGTACGTCTCGACGGCGCCCTCCGGTTCCCGCCGAAGTAA
- a CDS encoding SDR family oxidoreductase, translated as MTTVGIATGAGRGMGLACARRLTDLVDTLLLVDRDELAVTAAAKELAAADEEIEVEPFVLDITDRAGLSRLAARVAELGPLRAVSHAAGISPTMADWRRIFEVDLVGTALLAEALRPLATEGTAMVCFASMAPLLGNLEADPAVAAILDDPLRDDFLDRLREALGPAVENTGLAYAWAKHGVHRFVRREAVRLGPYGARVCSVSPGVIDTPQGQQEASAQPAMAALVEQTPLGRVGRAEDVAAAVAFLLSDEAAFVSGIDVLVDGGVCAAVRERAGR; from the coding sequence ATGACGACCGTAGGCATCGCGACCGGCGCCGGGCGCGGCATGGGACTGGCCTGCGCGCGGCGGCTCACGGACCTGGTGGACACGCTGCTGCTGGTGGACCGGGACGAGCTGGCCGTGACCGCCGCGGCGAAGGAACTGGCCGCCGCGGACGAGGAGATCGAGGTCGAACCCTTCGTCCTCGACATCACGGACAGGGCCGGTCTGTCCCGACTCGCCGCCCGCGTCGCCGAGTTGGGCCCATTGAGGGCCGTGTCGCACGCCGCCGGGATCTCGCCCACCATGGCCGACTGGCGGCGCATCTTCGAGGTCGACCTCGTCGGCACCGCACTCCTGGCCGAGGCACTCCGCCCGCTCGCCACCGAGGGGACCGCGATGGTGTGCTTCGCCTCGATGGCCCCGCTCCTCGGCAACCTGGAGGCCGATCCCGCCGTGGCGGCGATCCTCGACGATCCGCTGCGGGACGACTTCCTCGACCGGCTGCGTGAGGCCCTCGGACCTGCCGTGGAGAACACCGGTCTCGCGTACGCGTGGGCCAAGCACGGGGTGCACCGGTTCGTCCGGCGGGAGGCGGTGCGGCTCGGACCGTACGGCGCCCGGGTGTGTTCCGTCTCGCCGGGCGTCATCGACACCCCTCAGGGGCAGCAGGAGGCCTCGGCCCAGCCCGCCATGGCCGCTCTGGTGGAGCAGACGCCGCTCGGGCGGGTGGGCCGGGCCGAGGACGTCGCGGCTGCGGTGGCGTTTCTGTTGTCGGACGAGGCCGCTTTCGTTTCCGGGATCGACGTTCTCGTCGACGGTGGGGTCTGTGCGGCGGTGCGAGAACGCGCCGGGCGGTGA
- a CDS encoding LLM class F420-dependent oxidoreductase, whose protein sequence is MRIGVMIGPERGDSVRKVTRMIDDVTWAEKAGFDTVWVPQIPTDFDALTAIALMGARTERIELGTAVVPLQAQHPIALARQAISAQAAAGGRLALGLGPSHHWIIRDMLGLPYEKPAAFTRDYLDVLDAAFGGTDMVDVENDTFTVHNPLTLAPVSPLPVLIAALGPVMLRLAGERADGTVLWMADERAVAEHVVPRITKAAESAGRPAPRIVAGIPVCLCSPDRVDEARERANRILGEAEISPNYQRVLEYGDARDVGDLCAAGDENAIAARFKRFADAGVTDLSVRLLPIGDNRDELVASKYRTRDMLAALAADLR, encoded by the coding sequence GTGCGTATCGGAGTGATGATCGGGCCCGAACGCGGGGACTCGGTCCGCAAGGTCACACGGATGATCGACGACGTGACATGGGCCGAGAAGGCGGGCTTCGACACCGTGTGGGTGCCACAGATCCCGACCGACTTCGACGCGCTCACCGCGATCGCGCTGATGGGCGCGCGCACCGAGCGGATCGAACTCGGCACCGCCGTCGTGCCGTTGCAGGCCCAGCACCCCATCGCCCTTGCCCGGCAGGCGATTTCGGCCCAGGCGGCCGCGGGAGGACGCTTGGCGCTCGGCCTCGGACCGTCCCACCACTGGATCATCCGGGACATGCTGGGGCTGCCGTACGAGAAACCGGCCGCCTTCACCCGCGACTACCTGGACGTCCTGGACGCCGCGTTCGGCGGAACGGACATGGTCGATGTCGAGAACGACACTTTCACCGTCCACAACCCGCTCACCCTCGCCCCGGTCTCCCCGCTGCCGGTCCTGATCGCGGCCCTCGGCCCGGTCATGCTGCGGCTCGCCGGAGAACGTGCCGACGGGACCGTGCTCTGGATGGCCGACGAACGCGCCGTCGCCGAACACGTCGTCCCCCGCATCACCAAGGCCGCCGAGAGCGCCGGACGCCCGGCACCGCGGATCGTCGCGGGCATCCCGGTCTGCCTGTGCAGCCCCGACCGCGTCGACGAGGCCCGCGAGCGCGCCAACCGCATCCTCGGCGAGGCCGAGATCTCGCCCAACTACCAACGCGTTCTCGAATACGGCGACGCCCGCGACGTCGGCGACCTGTGCGCGGCGGGCGACGAGAACGCCATTGCCGCCCGCTTCAAGCGGTTCGCGGACGCAGGGGTCACCGATCTCTCCGTACGGCTGCTGCCCATCGGCGACAACCGCGACGAGCTGGTCGCCTCCAAGTACCGCACCCGCGACATGCTCGCCGCCCTCGCCGCGGACCTGCGATGA
- a CDS encoding methylmalonyl-CoA mutase family protein, whose product MTPPTPPQGDDLVRTASGLPLKPVYGPDDVGTAPPAPGNFPFTRGNYATGYRGRLWTLRQYSGFGTAESSNLRYHYLLQQGGTGLSVALDLPTQCGYDSDDPEVTEEVGRVGVAVDTLADAEVLFEGIPLDRISTSFTINGTAAILLAFYVAAAERAGVPRAKLTGTIQNDILKEYASRGTWIWPAEPSLRLIADTIEFCAAEVPRFNAISVAGSHFRDAGANAVQEMAFTLADGVTYCDTVLARGRMTIDQFAPQVSFFFYTHGDFFEEVAKYRAGRRRWATIVRERYGADSDKAAMFRFGCVAGGASLYAPQAQNNTVRVAYEALASVLGGVQSMFTAAWDEPFALPSEESATLALRTQQILAHETGVTRVADPLGGSYFVEALTDATEARIVEIMDDLERYGGMVRAIEDGYLQTLIADEAYQSHREVEAGTRPVVGVNRFVSEEPPPDLATYELDAEGRDRQLKRLADVKATRDAALVRQRLAELTRAAEGTENLMPILIDCANAYCTVGEMVAALKAVWGEFQQPVVF is encoded by the coding sequence ATGACGCCTCCCACACCGCCCCAGGGCGACGACCTCGTCCGGACCGCGTCCGGCCTGCCCCTCAAACCGGTCTACGGCCCCGACGACGTCGGCACCGCACCGCCCGCGCCGGGCAACTTCCCCTTCACGCGCGGCAATTACGCCACCGGCTACCGGGGACGGCTGTGGACGCTGCGCCAGTACTCCGGCTTCGGCACCGCCGAATCCTCCAACCTCCGTTACCACTACCTTCTCCAACAGGGCGGCACGGGACTCTCCGTGGCACTCGACCTGCCCACGCAGTGCGGCTACGACTCCGACGACCCCGAAGTGACCGAGGAGGTCGGCCGGGTGGGCGTCGCCGTCGACACTCTCGCCGACGCCGAGGTCCTCTTCGAGGGCATCCCGCTGGACAGGATCAGCACCAGCTTCACCATCAACGGAACGGCCGCGATCCTGCTCGCCTTCTACGTCGCCGCGGCCGAACGGGCTGGTGTGCCCAGGGCGAAACTCACCGGGACGATCCAGAACGACATCCTCAAGGAGTACGCGTCCAGGGGCACTTGGATCTGGCCGGCCGAGCCGTCGCTGCGCCTCATCGCCGACACCATCGAGTTCTGCGCGGCCGAAGTGCCGCGCTTCAACGCCATCTCGGTCGCCGGCTCGCACTTCCGCGACGCCGGCGCCAACGCCGTACAGGAGATGGCCTTCACGCTCGCGGACGGGGTCACCTACTGCGACACGGTGCTGGCCCGCGGCCGTATGACGATCGATCAGTTCGCCCCGCAGGTCTCCTTCTTCTTCTACACGCACGGCGACTTCTTCGAGGAGGTCGCCAAGTACCGTGCCGGACGCAGGCGTTGGGCGACCATCGTGCGCGAGCGGTACGGGGCGGACAGCGACAAGGCCGCCATGTTCCGCTTCGGCTGCGTCGCCGGAGGCGCCTCGCTGTACGCGCCGCAGGCGCAGAACAACACCGTCCGCGTCGCCTACGAGGCGCTCGCCTCGGTCCTCGGCGGCGTCCAGTCGATGTTCACGGCGGCCTGGGACGAGCCGTTCGCCCTGCCCAGCGAGGAGTCGGCGACACTCGCCCTGCGCACCCAGCAGATCCTCGCCCACGAGACCGGCGTCACCCGGGTCGCGGACCCGCTCGGCGGCTCGTACTTCGTCGAGGCACTCACCGACGCCACCGAGGCCCGGATCGTCGAGATCATGGACGACCTGGAGCGCTACGGCGGCATGGTCCGGGCCATCGAGGACGGCTACCTCCAGACCCTCATCGCCGACGAGGCCTACCAGTCGCACCGCGAGGTCGAGGCGGGCACCCGGCCGGTCGTCGGCGTCAACCGCTTCGTCTCCGAGGAACCCCCGCCCGACCTCGCCACGTACGAACTCGACGCGGAAGGCCGCGACCGGCAGCTGAAACGGCTCGCCGACGTCAAGGCCACCCGCGACGCGGCTCTCGTACGGCAACGCCTCGCCGAACTGACCCGCGCCGCGGAAGGTACCGAGAACCTCATGCCCATCCTGATCGACTGCGCCAACGCCTACTGCACGGTCGGCGAGATGGTCGCCGCGCTCAAGGCGGTCTGGGGCGAGTTCCAGCAGCCGGTGGTGTTCTGA
- a CDS encoding cobalamin B12-binding domain-containing protein — translation MKARVLVAKPGLDGHDRGAKIVARTLRDAGFEVIFTGIRQRVDDIVAVAVQEDVAVVGLSILSGAHLALTTRVIEGLRATGSEDIAVVVGGTIPPADVPKLLTAGAAAVFPTGTPLDALVAQMRALTSVTSP, via the coding sequence ATGAAAGCCCGCGTACTGGTCGCCAAACCGGGACTCGACGGACACGACCGCGGCGCCAAGATCGTCGCACGGACCCTGCGCGACGCGGGCTTCGAGGTCATCTTCACCGGGATCCGGCAGCGCGTCGACGACATCGTGGCCGTCGCCGTCCAGGAGGACGTGGCGGTGGTCGGACTCAGCATCCTCTCCGGCGCGCACCTCGCGCTGACCACCCGGGTGATCGAGGGGCTGCGCGCCACGGGGTCCGAGGACATCGCCGTCGTGGTGGGCGGCACCATCCCACCTGCCGACGTGCCGAAGCTGCTCACCGCGGGAGCCGCCGCGGTCTTCCCGACGGGCACGCCGCTCGACGCCCTCGTGGCCCAGATGCGCGCTCTGACATCCGTCACCTCGCCATGA
- a CDS encoding FadD3 family acyl-CoA ligase — MTWESIPQMVLSAADRFGDAEAVVDGPLRLTFTELVERVRVAAGAFVSAGVEQGDRVAIWAPNSAEWIVAAFGLMTAGGVVVPVNTRFKADEAHDIIVRSGAKAVLVQEGFLGLDFKAPPGVPVIDLKSGFLASGSPFERKVTGDQVSDIVFTSGTTGRPKGVLMTHAQTLRLYAEWCDLAGVREGDRYLIVNPFFHIFGFKAGMVASLIRGMTILPVPVFDVDTVLDLVERERVTVLPGPPTLYHSLLTDRGTRDLSSLRVAVTGAADIPVELIRRVLTELPFTSIMTGYGLTEAGTATATRPGDSFEDIATTVGTPCDGVEVEIADDGEVLVRGYSVMRGYFNDPDATAEAIDEDGWLHTGDLGTLDERGYLRIVGRKKDMFIVGGFNAYPAEIEGFLMEHPAVAQAAVIGVPDERMGQVGKAFVVLRQPLTADELIEWSRLRMAGFKVPRTVEFLTELPLNATGKVMKDLLR; from the coding sequence ATGACCTGGGAGAGCATCCCGCAGATGGTGCTGAGCGCGGCCGACCGCTTCGGTGATGCCGAAGCCGTGGTGGACGGCCCGCTCCGCCTCACGTTCACCGAGCTGGTCGAGCGGGTGCGTGTGGCTGCGGGTGCGTTCGTGTCGGCCGGGGTGGAGCAGGGCGACCGGGTCGCGATCTGGGCGCCCAACTCCGCCGAGTGGATCGTCGCCGCCTTCGGTCTGATGACCGCGGGCGGTGTGGTGGTGCCGGTGAACACCCGGTTCAAGGCGGACGAGGCGCACGACATCATCGTGCGCAGCGGTGCGAAGGCCGTTCTCGTCCAGGAGGGCTTCCTCGGCCTGGACTTCAAAGCGCCGCCAGGCGTGCCCGTGATCGACCTCAAGTCCGGTTTCCTGGCGAGCGGTTCACCCTTCGAGCGGAAGGTGACCGGCGACCAGGTCAGCGACATCGTCTTCACCTCGGGCACCACCGGCCGGCCCAAGGGCGTCCTGATGACCCACGCCCAGACGCTCCGGCTGTACGCGGAGTGGTGCGACCTGGCCGGGGTCAGGGAGGGCGACCGCTATCTGATCGTCAACCCGTTCTTCCACATCTTCGGCTTCAAGGCGGGCATGGTCGCGTCGCTCATCCGCGGCATGACCATCCTGCCCGTGCCCGTCTTCGACGTGGACACCGTCCTCGACCTGGTCGAGCGCGAGAGGGTGACGGTCCTGCCCGGCCCGCCGACGCTCTACCACTCGCTGCTCACCGACCGCGGCACAAGAGACCTGTCCTCACTGCGAGTTGCGGTGACCGGGGCCGCCGACATCCCGGTCGAACTGATCCGCCGCGTGCTGACCGAACTGCCCTTCACCTCGATCATGACGGGCTACGGCCTGACCGAGGCGGGGACAGCGACTGCCACCCGGCCCGGCGACTCCTTCGAGGACATCGCCACCACCGTCGGCACTCCTTGCGACGGCGTAGAGGTCGAAATCGCCGACGACGGCGAGGTGTTGGTCCGCGGCTACAGCGTGATGCGCGGCTACTTCAACGACCCCGACGCGACCGCCGAAGCCATCGACGAGGACGGCTGGCTGCACACCGGGGACCTCGGCACGCTCGACGAGCGCGGCTACCTGAGGATCGTCGGCCGCAAGAAGGACATGTTCATCGTCGGCGGCTTCAACGCCTACCCGGCCGAGATCGAGGGCTTCCTGATGGAACACCCGGCGGTCGCCCAGGCCGCCGTGATCGGCGTCCCGGACGAACGGATGGGACAGGTCGGCAAGGCCTTCGTCGTCCTCCGACAGCCGCTGACCGCCGACGAGTTGATCGAGTGGAGCCGGCTCCGCATGGCCGGGTTCAAGGTGCCCCGGACCGTGGAGTTCCTCACGGAACTGCCGCTGAACGCCACCGGAAAAGTGATGAAGGACCTCCTGCGATGA
- a CDS encoding SDR family NAD(P)-dependent oxidoreductase: MSQMTGAGGQLKGKVAFVAGASRGIGRTVAVALAEAGASVAVAARSEQEGRLPGTIHSVADRITAAGGRALPVPCDVSDEASVDAAVAATVAEFGGIDILIANAGVLWLGPVESTPLKRWQLSLDVNLTGVFLVTRAVIPHVRARGGGSLVAVTTGGVGMTDRGANAYWVSKAAVERLYLGLAADLRKDNIAVNCLAPSRVVLTEGWQAGGGGREIPPEMVEPPEAMARAAVLLAGQDATGLTGTVQRSESLA, translated from the coding sequence ATGAGTCAAATGACGGGTGCGGGCGGGCAGTTGAAGGGCAAGGTCGCGTTCGTCGCGGGGGCCAGCCGCGGCATCGGCCGTACGGTCGCGGTGGCGCTCGCGGAGGCGGGCGCCTCGGTCGCCGTGGCCGCGCGTTCCGAGCAGGAGGGCCGGCTTCCCGGGACGATCCACTCGGTCGCGGACCGGATCACCGCGGCGGGCGGACGTGCGCTACCGGTGCCCTGTGACGTGAGCGACGAGGCGTCGGTCGACGCGGCTGTCGCCGCCACGGTCGCGGAGTTCGGCGGGATCGATATTCTCATCGCCAATGCCGGGGTGCTGTGGCTCGGCCCGGTCGAGTCGACACCGCTCAAGCGCTGGCAGTTGTCGCTGGACGTCAATCTGACCGGGGTGTTCCTGGTGACCCGGGCGGTGATTCCGCACGTACGGGCGCGTGGCGGTGGTTCGTTGGTGGCCGTGACGACCGGCGGGGTGGGCATGACGGACCGGGGTGCGAACGCGTACTGGGTGTCCAAAGCGGCAGTAGAGCGCCTCTACTTGGGGCTCGCCGCCGACCTGAGGAAGGACAACATCGCGGTCAACTGCCTCGCTCCGTCACGGGTGGTGCTCACGGAGGGGTGGCAGGCGGGTGGCGGAGGCCGGGAGATCCCGCCGGAGATGGTGGAGCCGCCGGAGGCCATGGCGCGGGCCGCCGTGCTCCTCGCGGGCCAGGACGCGACCGGCCTCACGGGAACCGTCCAGCGCTCGGAATCCCTTGCCTGA
- a CDS encoding VOC family protein codes for MRAEDQFHLGFVVEDFEGTLAEFTAAFGYEWCAEIGGAVPLTLPTGNAVLDISCAYSRTQPRLEIVRRIPGTLWEPVAGGGVHHVGYWSDDVAADAAELTRQGFTTEATRAGSGGAPFAFLRAPSGLLVELVDRVARPGLEKLWSHGGEGA; via the coding sequence GTGAGAGCGGAGGACCAGTTCCATCTCGGGTTTGTCGTCGAGGACTTCGAGGGGACGCTGGCCGAGTTCACGGCCGCGTTCGGGTACGAGTGGTGCGCCGAGATCGGCGGGGCGGTACCGCTGACGCTGCCGACCGGAAACGCCGTTCTCGACATCAGCTGCGCCTACTCCCGGACGCAGCCCCGGCTGGAGATCGTCCGCCGTATCCCGGGAACACTGTGGGAACCGGTGGCCGGCGGGGGTGTGCACCACGTCGGCTACTGGTCCGACGACGTCGCCGCGGACGCGGCCGAACTCACCCGGCAGGGCTTCACGACCGAGGCGACCCGAGCCGGTTCCGGCGGCGCGCCCTTCGCCTTCCTGCGCGCCCCGAGCGGGCTGCTCGTGGAACTCGTGGACCGGGTGGCGCGGCCGGGGCTGGAAAAGCTTTGGAGCCACGGAGGAGAGGGCGCATGA